In Thunnus maccoyii chromosome 11, fThuMac1.1, whole genome shotgun sequence, one genomic interval encodes:
- the LOC121907340 gene encoding uncharacterized protein LOC121907340, whose translation MKMGVMRCDVICDLFPLDHGVQHRVKGANSSGLLAAVTAVASMRAAEISRDVCLQVLHHNRQRSSWINTGEDVEKFISRSTTLDLEAFEDTLHTAHRCMRLHSEDAKRRQQHPSSAESYEDLRRLGLLAAIPPTMLKLALVTLRGNGKCFHHTEDGMTDSSAACYSLSLECLFCFPRRLLFKFPSLKRITLLINLSMSLTFKKKKGWRFL comes from the exons ATGAAGATGGGTGTGATG CGCTGTGATGTAATCTGTGATCTGTTCCCCTTGGATCATGGTGTTCAACACCGTGTAAAAGGGGCAAACAGTAGCGGTCTCCTGGCAGCTGTGACCGCCGTCGCCTCGATGAGGGCAGCGGAGATAAGCCGTGATG TGTGTCTACAGGTTCTCCATCACAACAGGCAGCGATCATCCTGGATAAACACTGGCGAGGATGTCGAGAAGTTTATCAGCCGCAG CACAACACTGGACCTGGAAGCGTTTGAAGACACTTTGCATACAGCCCATCGGTGTATGAGGCTCCACAGTGAAGACGCCAAAAGACGACAGCAACATCcctcatctgctgaaagttaCGAGGACCTGAGGAGACTTGGTCTGCTCGCTGCGATTCCACCAACGATGCTAA AACTCGCCCTCGTGACACTTCGGGGGAACGGAAAGTGCTTCCATCATACTGAAGATGGCATGACAGATTCCTCCGCTGCT tgttacagtctGAGCTTGGAGTGCCTCTTCTGCTTCCCCCGGAGGCTCCTGTTTAAGTTTCCAAGCCTTAAGCGGATTACTCTGCTAATTAACCTTTCAATGAGcctaacatttaaaaaaaaaaaaggctggaGGTTTTTATGA